The Pontibacter pudoricolor genome contains a region encoding:
- a CDS encoding ExbD/TolR family protein, which yields MPRVKVKRNNPSLDMTPMVDLFFLLVTFFMLTATAREEEVVIVDTPSSVSEIKLPDANVITLTVDKNDRVFFGVDGQQTKKALLDKIASKYGVSFNEKESKTFSLLSNFGVPVNQLKSYLAMDGTQRKNVNQPGIPLDSTNNQLRDWILETRKLNQKVVIAIKGDVDVSYSTVQKVIETLQDQKVNRFNLVTDMEARPKSL from the coding sequence ATGCCTAGAGTAAAAGTAAAAAGAAATAACCCTTCATTGGACATGACGCCAATGGTGGACTTATTCTTCTTGCTGGTTACTTTCTTTATGCTAACGGCGACCGCAAGGGAAGAGGAAGTCGTGATAGTAGATACCCCTTCATCCGTGTCAGAAATTAAATTACCTGATGCAAACGTGATCACATTAACGGTTGACAAAAACGACCGTGTGTTTTTCGGGGTAGACGGCCAGCAGACAAAGAAGGCTTTACTAGACAAGATAGCGAGTAAGTACGGGGTGAGTTTCAATGAGAAAGAAAGCAAGACTTTCTCTCTTTTAAGCAACTTCGGTGTTCCGGTAAATCAGCTGAAATCTTATTTGGCGATGGATGGCACGCAGCGCAAGAACGTGAACCAGCCTGGCATTCCGCTTGACTCTACTAACAACCAGTTAAGAGACTGGATTCTGGAGACGCGCAAGCTAAACCAAAAGGTTGTGATTGCGATCAAAGGCGACGTTGACGTAAGTTATTCGACGGTACAGAAGGTAATCGAAACCCTTCAGGACCAGAAGGTAAACCGGTTCAACCTGGTTACTGATATGGAAGCCAGACCAAAATCTTTATAA
- a CDS encoding ExbD/TolR family protein, which yields MAEIQEKASSGKGGKKRAKKHSTKIDMTPMVDLAALLITFFMLTTTFSKPQTMEINMPVKEDNPENQIPVKASNAMTIILGEDDKVFYYFGLGAPEENPEVVETDYSAAGIRKVLVSPRVKSNPKMTVMIKPLETSRYKNMVDILDELRITDTKKFALVDITDTDKQLVKTKLGQ from the coding sequence ATGGCAGAAATACAAGAAAAAGCCTCCTCTGGTAAAGGTGGTAAGAAACGCGCCAAAAAGCACTCTACCAAAATTGACATGACGCCAATGGTAGACCTTGCAGCTCTTCTGATCACGTTCTTCATGCTTACAACAACATTCAGTAAGCCACAGACCATGGAAATTAACATGCCTGTGAAAGAAGATAACCCTGAAAACCAGATTCCTGTAAAGGCAAGTAACGCAATGACGATCATACTTGGTGAGGATGATAAGGTGTTCTATTACTTCGGTTTAGGTGCTCCTGAGGAGAACCCGGAAGTGGTAGAGACTGATTATTCAGCAGCAGGCATCCGTAAAGTTTTGGTTTCGCCACGTGTGAAGTCAAACCCTAAGATGACCGTGATGATCAAGCCACTGGAGACATCGCGCTACAAGAACATGGTTGACATCCTGGATGAGTTGAGAATTACGGATACCAAGAAATTTGCCCTTGTTGACATTACCGACACGGATAAGCAATTGGTAAAAACTAAATTAGGACAATAG